The Nodosilinea sp. PGN35 genome has a window encoding:
- a CDS encoding CPBP family intramembrane glutamic endopeptidase: protein MVKHKDSRLRLFGLLWLAGMAGVISLVLVPLPLLPEGAPPVAVVRLLVLVQPTVLLSVAVLIGVLLTHRLGLRAPGAEALAAGRSWRQAMVPQLLPGVVGGLISGALLTAIALLSRPLLPPAYGAAEPTPLLVRFLYGGITEEILIRWGLMTLLLWLGWRFGQQRQGKPQTQWVVVAIVVSSLGFAVAHLPAAIALGLPLTPALVGFLLIQNALFAVVAGYLFWRYGLESAMIAHLTVHAVLALIG, encoded by the coding sequence ATGGTTAAACATAAAGACTCTAGGCTGCGACTGTTTGGGCTGCTGTGGTTGGCAGGCATGGCTGGGGTGATATCCCTGGTGTTGGTGCCGTTGCCCTTGCTCCCAGAGGGTGCCCCACCTGTCGCCGTGGTCAGGCTGCTAGTGCTGGTGCAGCCCACGGTTTTGCTGTCGGTGGCGGTGCTGATAGGCGTGCTCTTGACCCACCGGTTAGGGCTAAGGGCACCGGGGGCAGAGGCGCTGGCCGCTGGGCGATCGTGGCGGCAAGCCATGGTTCCTCAACTATTGCCCGGCGTGGTGGGTGGGTTGATCAGCGGCGCACTGCTGACGGCGATCGCCCTGCTGTCTCGCCCGCTGCTGCCACCCGCCTATGGAGCGGCTGAGCCTACACCGCTGCTGGTGCGATTTCTCTACGGCGGTATCACCGAAGAAATTTTGATCCGCTGGGGACTGATGACGCTGCTGCTCTGGCTGGGCTGGCGATTTGGGCAGCAGCGCCAGGGTAAACCCCAGACCCAATGGGTGGTCGTCGCCATTGTCGTCTCCTCCCTAGGGTTTGCTGTGGCCCACTTGCCCGCTGCGATCGCCCTAGGCCTGCCCTTAACCCCAGCCCTAGTGGGGTTCTTGCTAATCCAAAATGCTTTGTTTGCAGTAGTTGCGGGGTATTTATTCTGGCGCTACGGGCTAGAGTCCGCCATGATCGCCCACCTGACGGTTCATGCCGTGCTGGCCCTGATCGGCTGA